The DNA region CACAGCGGCTACAGACTTCAGCGGTTGCTTCGCTTATTGTAAAGCATTACAGACAATTCCAGGAGGGCTTTTCGCAAGCAACACAGCGGCTAAAAACTTCAACAGTTGCTTCGCTAATTGCGATCTATTAAAAGAGATTCCTAGCGAGCTTTTCGCAAAAAACACAGAGGCTACAAACTTCACCTATTGCTTCGCTAATTGTAAAGGATTAACCGCAATCCCGGGAACTCTTTTCGAAAAGAACACAGCGGCTACAGACTTCAGCAATTGCTTCTATAATTGCATTCTATTAGGAAGCATTCCTAAAGAGCTTTTCGCAAGCAACACAGCAGCCACAAACTTTAGCAATTGCTTCAGTAGCTGTAACGCATTAACCACAATACCGGAATCACTTTTCGCGAACAACACAGCGGCTACAAATTTTGATCAATGCTTCGCCGATTGTATCGCTTTAACCACAATCGAGGCAAGACTTTTCGCGAACAACGCAAATATAAACATTATTCGATGCTTCTATGGCTGTACCGCATTAACCACAATTTCGACAGATCTTTTTGCGAACAACACAGCTATTAAAAGCTTCAACTATTGCTTCTATGACTGTACCGCATTACAGACAATCCCGGAAGGGCTTTTCGCGAACAACGCAGAGGCTACAAGCTTCAACTATTGCTTCGCTAATTGTAATGGATTAACCGCAATCCCGGGAAATCTTTTCGAAAAGAACAAAGCGGCCACAGACTTCAGAAATTGCTTCCAGTCGTGTAGCGCATTACAGGCAATTCCGGGAGGGCTTTTCGCAAATAACACAGCGGCTACAAACTTCAGCTATTGCTTCTATGGGTGTACCGGATTAAAGGCAATTCCGGAAGGGTTTTTCGCGAAGAACACAGAAGCTACAAACTTCAACTGTTGCTTCTATGGGTGTACCTATATGATGTTCAATCCAAATATATTCGTCGATTCCACCGCGGCCGAACAGGATAAATTAAACCGCTTCATAGATAAAGACATGGACTTTAGGAATTGCTTCTACCAAGTCAATCTGCATAACAATTCAGGTACCGCCCCCGCACTGTGGAGCTATGCGAAAGGTTCGGGCAATTGGACTACGGCAAATTGCTTCAAAGGCTGCATAATGTCAAATTCCGAAGATATCAAGGATTATTCAACTTGGGGCACTCCCAAATTCTAACTAAGCATAGCCCCCGAAAACCTCCGCAAGACAGTCCTTAACCGCTGGGTCGCGGAGGTTTTCACTAAATAATTATTCATCAACTTTAAAAAAACATTTAAATTATGGCAACAAACGACATCAAGTATACCTTGAATGCCCAGCTGGCAGACAACTCCGTCACCGTTGACGACAAGAACGACCGCATCCTAGCCCTCGTTTCCGCCGGCACCGCTGACAAACAGCGCGTCATCTCCGAAATCATGGCAATAAACCCGGGTCTGGAACGAGAGGTTGTGGAAGCAGTCATCAATCTGGAGCAACGGGTGGTAAAGAAAATGGCCCTCAGCGGCTACAACGTCAATATGGGTCTGTATCACGCCGTAGCCCAATTCACCGGCGTGGTGCTGAACAAGGCGTGGAACCCGGAACGCAACTCGGTCTACGTCGCCTTCACCCAAGGCGCTGACATGCGTGAAGCCATCCGAGCCACCGGTGTCAACATCATCGGCGAAAAGGGAAGCACCATGTTCGTGGCAGGCACGCAGGACACCGCCACCCGCGCCACCAACGCCACCGCCACCGCGGGACGCAACTTCACCCTGACCGGCTCGAAACTGAAAATAGCGGGCACCGACCCAGCCGTGGGCATCACGCTGACATCCGCCTCGGGCGTAGTCACCAAAGTCACCGAAGACCTCTGGGCGGTGAACGATCCCTCAAAGCTCGTCTTCATCATCCCCGCCGAACTGGAGAACGGAGAGTACACGCTCACCGTCACCACTCAATACAGCACCAACGGCAAGACCTTGCTCAAGACGCCACGAAGCGTTTCGCAAACCATCTACCTGGGCGAAGCTCCCTCAGGAGGAGGCGACAGCGGAAACACCGGAGGAGGAGGACTGGACGAAAATCCACTGGGATGACCGGAAATTTGTATAGGCAATCGATACAGAGCTGTATAAACAGTCAATACAGGGCTGTATAAACAGTCGATACAGAGCTGTATAAACAATCGATACAGGGCTGTATGGTTAGGGCATACAGCCTTTTTATAGCGGAGACACCTCCGCTATATTTTTTTTCATTTTACAGGCCATGGCAAGTTATAGGGCAACAACTTTCCGCCCGCTTCCTTTGTTCTTTCGGGAAGAATAAAGTACTTTTGCGATGTCGCGCGGTATAGGCAGTGTCGAGTGATAAAAATAACGCCTCATATTGAAACGATAACACACAGAGAATGATATGGAAGAGATAAAGAGAATACCCTACGGTGTATCCAGCTTCGTGGAAGTGGTGGAACAAAACCAATATTATGTGGACAAAACCATGTACCTGCCCCTGCTGGAGCGGCAGCCCAATTATCTGTTCCTCATCCGCCCCCGCCGCTTCGGCAAAAGCATCTTTCTGGGCATGTTGCGGGCTTACTACGACCTTGCCCAAAAGGAAAAGTTCGCCGCCCGCTTCGGAAACCTGTGGATAGGCAGCCGACCTACGCCGCTGCAAGGAGCCTTTCAGGTGCTGTACATGGATTTCTCGCGCATAGGCGGACAAGGAGAAGGACTGGCGCAGAACTTCAACGATTATTGCAGCATGTGTGTGGATAACTTCGCTTCCATTTATGAATCATACTACTATCCCGGGTTTGTCCGGGAAATGAAGGAACAATCCGGCTTCAGGAATAAACTGAACTATCTGGACATGAAAGCCAAAGAGACGGGTGCCCGCCTCTACCTCATCATCGACGAATACGACAATTTCACCAACGTAGTGCTCAACGAAGAAGGCGAAGGCGTTTATCATGCCATCACCCACGCCAGCGGGTTCTATCGCGAAGTCTTCAAGAAGTTCAAAGGTATGTTCGAGCGCATCTTCATGATAGGTGTCAGCCCCGTTACGCTGGATGACTTGAGCAGTGGATTCAACATCGGATGGAACATCAGTACCGAACCCATATTCAACATGATGCTGGGATTCAGCGAAACAGATGTACGTGCGATTCTGCAATATTATAAAGATGCCGGAGAGCACAACGGTGACGTGGATACCATGATTACGGAAATGAAGCCCTGGTACGACAACTACTGCTTCGCCAAAGCGAGTCTGGAACGCGACCCGAAGATGTTCAATTGCGACATGGTGTTCTATTACCTCCGCAACTACATGAATTATGGCACTTCACCCGAACAGATGATTGACCCCAACACCCGCACCGACTACAACAAGATGAAGAAACTCATTCAACTGGACAAGTTGGACGGCGACCGCAAGGGGGTACTGCGCCGTATCACCGAGGAAGGGCAGATTATCACCAACCTCGCCACCTCCTTTCCCGCCGAGCAAATCGCCAAGGCGGAGATATTCCCCAGCCTGCTCTTCTACTACGGCATGCTCACCATCACCGGAACAGACGGAGACCAGCTGGTGCTGAGCATCCCCAACAATAATGTGCGCAAGCAATATTACGAATACCTGCTCGAAGGTTATCAAAGCGAAAAGTACATCGACCTGAGCAACCTGCGTACCATCTATAAAGATATGGCATACCATGGTAACTGGCGGCAGTCACTCGAATTTATTGCCTGCGCCTACAAGAATCACTCCTCCGTGCGCAGTCTCATCGAAGGTGAACGAAACATCCAAGGTTTCTTCACCGCCTACCTCAGTATCAGCGCTTACTACCTCACCGCCCCTGAAGTGGAACTGAACCACGGCTTCTGCGACATGTTCCTCATGCCCGACCTGCAACGTTACCCCGAAGTGGCTCACAGCTATATCCTGGAACTGAAGTATCTGCCGGCAAAAGACTATGAAAGTAAAGGTGGACAACAGTGGCTGGATGCCGTAGATCAGATACACGGTTATGCCCAAGGGCCAAGGGTACAACAACTGGCACAGGGCACGCAGTTGCACTGTATCGTGATGCAATTCAGCGGATGGGAAATGGTAAAAGCAGAGGAGGTATAAACATCGCACTTTTATAAATGAGCATCACCCGGAAAAAGAAACAAAACGGACTTTTCTATACGAAAGCCGAAGAGAGAATAAATACCCTCTCGCACGCCGCAGGCATCCTGATGGGGATTATTGTCGGCACGATATTTCTCGTAAAAGGCTATCAGAGCGGAAACTTCTGGGCTGTACTCGGCATCTGGCTCTATCTCTTCGGCATGCTCGGCTCTTACGTCGCCTCCACCCTCTACCATGCGCTGAAATACCATAATCCCTGGAAGAAACGGTTGCGGAACTGGGACCATGCAGCTATTTATTGGCACATTGCAGGCAGTTACTCGCCCGTTACGTTGATAGCACTACGGGATGAAGGCGTTTGGGGATGGGGATTATTCGGTTTTATCTGGTTATGTGCCATTATCGGCACCATCGTGAGTTTCCGCAAAATGGAGGAACATAGCAATGTGGAAACAATCTGCTTCATCGTTATGGGGCTGTCCGTACTGGTTGCCTTCAAACCGCTATATGCCGTTGCCGCAGGAACTTGTTATTGGATGATCGGTGAAGGCATCTGCTACATCACCGGGGCGGTGTTCTACTCTTTCCGGCAGCGCTATATGCATTCTGTTTTTCATTTCTTCGTATTGGGAGGTTCGGCATGCCACATGATGGCGGTGTGGCTGATTCTATAGTCGCCACCAACTGCTAAAATATATTAATAATCCTCCCCCTTCCTTGCTTTTCTCCTTCGCTTCCTTTACGTTTGCAGTGTTGTACATCAGTGCAACACTTAAGAAACTATGATAAAGATAGAAAACATCAGCTATGGCTACAAGTCTAACCACCCTATTTTCAATGATATATCTTTGGAAATAGGCAACGGAATATACGGACTTCTGGGAGAGAACGGCGTAGGTAAAACCACACTGATACATCTCCTTTGCGGACTACTTTTTCCTTGGAAAGGAGAGTGCAGCATTGATGGGATGAATCCGGCAAAAAGAGAACCCGCCTTATTGAGCCGTTACTTCTTTCTGCCCGAAGAAATGCAGATGCCTTCCGAAAGCATTTCCGCTTTTGCCACACGGCATTCCGCTTTCTATCCTCACTTCAACTACAAAGAGTTTGAACAGAATCTTGAAGAACTGAAGATTGACAGGAAGCAGAAGTTATCCGCAGTTTCTTATGGTCAGCAGAAAAAGGCGATGCTGGCATATGCCTTTGCACTGCATACCCCGCTCCTGATACTCGACGAGCCTACAAACGGACTGGACATCACATCCCGACAAGCTCTGAAACGTATCATCAGCCGCAGCATAGATGATGACAGTACGCTCCTCATCTCCACTCATCAGGCACACGACTTCGAGAACCTGCTGGATCACCTCATCATCCTCGGCGAAAGCGAAATCTTGCTGAACCGTTCGTTGGACGAAATCAGCCAGCGCCTCCTCTTTGCCCGGACAGACAGTCTGCCCGAAAACAGTATTTACAGCGAACAGGAATTGCCCGGATATTTCTCCGTGCTGCCTAATGAGGAGGAGGAAGAGAATACACCGGATATCGAATTGCTGTATAAAGCAATGCTGCAAGTGCCGGAAAAGATAAAAATGATAATTTAATGAAGAATGAAGAATTTGGCTGCGCTATGCAAGCATGCCGCAAGGTAATTCTTCATTCTTAGTTCTTCATTTCGCTAAATTATCATTTATAAAATAACAACAAGAAATTATGAATGCAACCTTCAACCTAAAACGTTTCTTCCTGCTGGAACAGTACAAGAAACTGGAAACCGGCAAACACTTGCTTTGGAGTGCCGGCATTGTGCTGGGCATTTGTCTTCTCTGCATGATGTATGACATCAACAAGGGCTCAAGCTATTACATAAAACATACACAGGCTCTCTCCCTTAGTCGCTACGTACTGTGGTTCCTCTGCATTGCCCCCTGCCTGTTGGAGATGAATATCACCAAACAAACCTCCACTCTATACTTGTTGATGCCCGCTTCCGTTTTTGAGAAGTTCCTGCACTTGTGGATGAAATACATACTTATAATCCCGTTATTCTGCATCTTGCTAATAGCAGTTCTTAAAGGAATATTCAATCTATCAGGAATCAACTATCTGCAATATTTCGGGAGCCAGATAGAACCTTATATCATTCAAAAGGACCAGATGCTGACGTACAGTCTGCTACAAGGCATATTCTTTATCGGATGCATAGCCTTCAAACGCCAGAAACTGATAAGCTCCTTCATCATGTTATGCCTCTGCCTCAGTGCCCTGCTTAGTCTTGGCGCATTTACATACTTATGCAGCCCTGCTGATACCAAAGGCTACTGGCTGTCCAATATCATAGCCTATCCTATATATAATTTTCCCATGAGCAGTACGGGAGAAGCTGTCATTGCCTTTTGCAATTACGCCACCCCGGCTTTGTTCACCATCGGCACATGGATATCGAGTTACTTCCTACTCAAAGAAAAACAACTGTAAGCTATGGACTTCAAGACCAACAAACCGATATACCAACAGATTGTAGACTTCTGTTTCAGCAAGATACTCACCCGTGAGTGGACGGCGGGCGAACGGGTAGTCTCGGTCAGGGAACTTTCCACGCAGCTTGCCGTGAACTCGCGCACCGTGCTGAAGGCCTACGAATACCTGCAAGCGGAGGACATCATCTATCCCGAACGGGGCATGGGCTTCTATCTTTCAAAGGATGCCATGAAGAAAGTAATGAAGATACAGAAGAAAGAATTCTTTGAAAACCAGCTTGCCGACCTGTTCAACATTATGGACCTGCTCGGCATCAGCATAGATGAAATAACAGAACGATATAATAAACTTAAAAACAGCAGTTCATGAAGAGATACGCAAAGACAGCATTATGGATTACTTTCGGACTCCTCTTCGTACTCATCATAGTCAAAGTTTTTACTCTGATGTACGAACTGAATTCCGCCGTACAAGCCTAACTTTCGCCGCCTCAACGAAGAAAGTATAAACGATTGAAATACAATATATAAGATCTTCCCTGATGAGGAGGAGTGAAATTTGTATCCCTAATTGATTAGTAACCTACTAACAGGAACAAATATGAAAACAAAACTATTTTTACTACTGTTTGTCCTCTCCGCACTCAGTGCGCAGGCACAGAACCTTACAATCAAAGGACGTGTTACAGATACTTCGCAAGAAGCCATCATAGCCGCCAATGTATCGCTATGGACCACGGACTCTACCTTGGTGACCGGAGTGACTTCGGACGCACAAGGCAAGTTCACTCTCAATAAAATCAAGGCGGGCAATTACCGCCTGGCCATTACTTTTATCGGCTATCAAAGTGAAGTCATCCTACTGAAACTGAACAACAACCTCGACCTGGGCGATGTACAGTTGCAGGAAAATGCCGTAAGCCTGGGTGAAGTGACCGTATCCGCCAGCAACGTGCTTCAACGCGTGGACCGTCAGATTATCCTGCCCACCGAGAGCCAGCTAAAACGCTCGTTCGGTGCCTACGACCTGCTGAACAACCTTGGCATCGCCCGCCTGCAAGTGGACAATTTCACCAACAGCATGAGCGTCAGCGGTGGCGGAGCCGTACAAACCCGTATCAACGGCATCAAAGTGACGGACAAGGAAATAGCCGCCGTCAGAGCCAAAGACGTGCTACGCGTGGAGTTCATCGAAGACCCAGGCAAGCAATACGGTGACAACGAACTGGGTGCTGTAGTCAATATTATCCTGCGTCGCCGCGAAACAGGTGGTGTGGTAAACTTCCAGCTTTCCGACTCGCCCCATACCCTGTGGGGAGAGAATTTCCTGAGTGCGAAGTTCAACTACAAGAACTCCGAATGGGGCATCGACTACTTCAACAAGAATGGCAAATACCACAGCCGCCTCGAATCTCACGAAACGTTCTATCTGAGCGACCGTACCATCGACCGCATCAAGAAAGGTATCGAAGATGAATCTCCAGCACTCAGTTTCATCAACAACCTGAATCTGACTTACAATCTGACAAAAGCGGACAAGTATGTATTCAACGCCATCTTTCGCAATAACCTCAACAACACTCCCTATCAGAATGAACTGAACAAAATGTGGGCGGTAGACGATACGAAATCTATTTATTCGTACGTCAACAACCATTCATCCAGCTATTCTCCGGCACTCGACCTTTACTTCCAACATACCCTGCCCCATCAGCAGAGCATTCAGATGAATGTGACGGGAACGCTCATCCATACCAAAAACAACCGGAAATATAAGGAGTACAAAAACGAGAATACACCACTGGCAGATATTCAGACACTGGTAGACGGTGACAAACGCTCCATCATCGGTGAGGCCATTTATGAAAAGAGTTTCAAGGATATAAAACTAAGCGGCGGTGCCCGCCACTATCAGATGAGGACGGAAAATGAGTACAAAGGTTCCAACCCCACAACTTCGAAGATGGATCAGGCACAGACCTCCGCTTTCTTTGAGGTGCAGGGCAAGGTAAAGGACTTCAGTTATGCAGGCAGCGTGGGCATGACGCGCGCCTGGTTCAAAGAAAGTGACGAAGACCATACTTACTATACTTTCACGCCTACCGTACGATTGAGTTATAATTTGAAGAAAGCGGGTTTCCTGCGCTACCGGTTCAACATCAGTCCCGCTATACCGTCGCTCGGTTCGCTGACGGATGTGGAACAGGCTATTGATACCATACAGATTGTCCGTGGTAACCCGTTACTGAAAACATACCAGCAGTTCACAAATTCCTTGTCCTACAGTTATTCTAAGAAACAGTTCAATGCCAATCTGAGCCTGCGCCATCAGTATTACGACAGTCCCATCATGGAAAGTATCTTCGTCGAGGATGGGAAACTGATACTGAAAGATGAAAACCAACGCTCGTTTCAAAGTCTGAATGCGGAACTGATGATCGGCACAAACGGGGCAACGCTGTTCGGACTGAAAGATTTCCTGACTCTTTATGCTTCGGGAGGATACACCCGCAGTTGGTCGGAAGGTTTGGAATACAGCCACACATACGATGAATTTTACTACAGTGTGATGGCGCAACTGCAATACAAAGGTTTCTCTTTGCTCGGGCAATTCAGGAAGGTGCAGAACAACTTCTTCGGTGAGACCATCAAGAAGAATGAAAATCAGACGGCATTTATGGCAATGTATGCCAAGCAGAACTTTCAGGCAGGGATTGGTGTTCTGTTTCCTTTCACCAATAATTATAAGGTGGGAAAAGAACGTATCAGTGAAGTGGCTCCCTTCCGTTCGGAAACTTTTGTGAAGGAGACGGGGCAGATGTTCATACTCCGTGTAGGCTATACGTTTGAGTTCGGCCGCAAACACAAAGCCGGAAACAAGGGATT from Bacteroides sp. MSB163 includes:
- a CDS encoding ATP-binding protein: MEEIKRIPYGVSSFVEVVEQNQYYVDKTMYLPLLERQPNYLFLIRPRRFGKSIFLGMLRAYYDLAQKEKFAARFGNLWIGSRPTPLQGAFQVLYMDFSRIGGQGEGLAQNFNDYCSMCVDNFASIYESYYYPGFVREMKEQSGFRNKLNYLDMKAKETGARLYLIIDEYDNFTNVVLNEEGEGVYHAITHASGFYREVFKKFKGMFERIFMIGVSPVTLDDLSSGFNIGWNISTEPIFNMMLGFSETDVRAILQYYKDAGEHNGDVDTMITEMKPWYDNYCFAKASLERDPKMFNCDMVFYYLRNYMNYGTSPEQMIDPNTRTDYNKMKKLIQLDKLDGDRKGVLRRITEEGQIITNLATSFPAEQIAKAEIFPSLLFYYGMLTITGTDGDQLVLSIPNNNVRKQYYEYLLEGYQSEKYIDLSNLRTIYKDMAYHGNWRQSLEFIACAYKNHSSVRSLIEGERNIQGFFTAYLSISAYYLTAPEVELNHGFCDMFLMPDLQRYPEVAHSYILELKYLPAKDYESKGGQQWLDAVDQIHGYAQGPRVQQLAQGTQLHCIVMQFSGWEMVKAEEV
- a CDS encoding DUF4469 domain-containing protein codes for the protein MATNDIKYTLNAQLADNSVTVDDKNDRILALVSAGTADKQRVISEIMAINPGLEREVVEAVINLEQRVVKKMALSGYNVNMGLYHAVAQFTGVVLNKAWNPERNSVYVAFTQGADMREAIRATGVNIIGEKGSTMFVAGTQDTATRATNATATAGRNFTLTGSKLKIAGTDPAVGITLTSASGVVTKVTEDLWAVNDPSKLVFIIPAELENGEYTLTVTTQYSTNGKTLLKTPRSVSQTIYLGEAPSGGGDSGNTGGGGLDENPLG
- a CDS encoding ABC transporter ATP-binding protein, with product MIKIENISYGYKSNHPIFNDISLEIGNGIYGLLGENGVGKTTLIHLLCGLLFPWKGECSIDGMNPAKREPALLSRYFFLPEEMQMPSESISAFATRHSAFYPHFNYKEFEQNLEELKIDRKQKLSAVSYGQQKKAMLAYAFALHTPLLILDEPTNGLDITSRQALKRIISRSIDDDSTLLISTHQAHDFENLLDHLIILGESEILLNRSLDEISQRLLFARTDSLPENSIYSEQELPGYFSVLPNEEEEENTPDIELLYKAMLQVPEKIKMII
- the trhA gene encoding PAQR family membrane homeostasis protein TrhA, encoding MSITRKKKQNGLFYTKAEERINTLSHAAGILMGIIVGTIFLVKGYQSGNFWAVLGIWLYLFGMLGSYVASTLYHALKYHNPWKKRLRNWDHAAIYWHIAGSYSPVTLIALRDEGVWGWGLFGFIWLCAIIGTIVSFRKMEEHSNVETICFIVMGLSVLVAFKPLYAVAAGTCYWMIGEGICYITGAVFYSFRQRYMHSVFHFFVLGGSACHMMAVWLIL
- a CDS encoding TonB-dependent receptor, whose product is MKTKLFLLLFVLSALSAQAQNLTIKGRVTDTSQEAIIAANVSLWTTDSTLVTGVTSDAQGKFTLNKIKAGNYRLAITFIGYQSEVILLKLNNNLDLGDVQLQENAVSLGEVTVSASNVLQRVDRQIILPTESQLKRSFGAYDLLNNLGIARLQVDNFTNSMSVSGGGAVQTRINGIKVTDKEIAAVRAKDVLRVEFIEDPGKQYGDNELGAVVNIILRRRETGGVVNFQLSDSPHTLWGENFLSAKFNYKNSEWGIDYFNKNGKYHSRLESHETFYLSDRTIDRIKKGIEDESPALSFINNLNLTYNLTKADKYVFNAIFRNNLNNTPYQNELNKMWAVDDTKSIYSYVNNHSSSYSPALDLYFQHTLPHQQSIQMNVTGTLIHTKNNRKYKEYKNENTPLADIQTLVDGDKRSIIGEAIYEKSFKDIKLSGGARHYQMRTENEYKGSNPTTSKMDQAQTSAFFEVQGKVKDFSYAGSVGMTRAWFKESDEDHTYYTFTPTVRLSYNLKKAGFLRYRFNISPAIPSLGSLTDVEQAIDTIQIVRGNPLLKTYQQFTNSLSYSYSKKQFNANLSLRHQYYDSPIMESIFVEDGKLILKDENQRSFQSLNAELMIGTNGATLFGLKDFLTLYASGGYTRSWSEGLEYSHTYDEFYYSVMAQLQYKGFSLLGQFRKVQNNFFGETIKKNENQTAFMAMYAKQNFQAGIGVLFPFTNNYKVGKERISEVAPFRSETFVKETGQMFILRVGYTFEFGRKHKAGNKGLNNSDTDSGIIDMQR
- a CDS encoding GntR family transcriptional regulator; this translates as MDFKTNKPIYQQIVDFCFSKILTREWTAGERVVSVRELSTQLAVNSRTVLKAYEYLQAEDIIYPERGMGFYLSKDAMKKVMKIQKKEFFENQLADLFNIMDLLGISIDEITERYNKLKNSSS